The Polyangium aurulentum genomic interval GCCCGCGTGTTCGCGTCGATGGTGCCGGCCATGCCGCATCCCCCGCAGAGATATGCGAGGGACACGACCAGGACGTGGACGGGCGTCTTCGCGGCCAGCCTCATGCTCCCAGCATCAAGGACGAGACGCTCTGCGTCAATGCAGGCGAGCGCGCTCGTGTGACGCAAATTGTCCTATCCCTCGATGGGCGCCCGCCTCTTCCGAGAAGTCAATCGGTTGGAGCGTGACGGGGAGCAGTTTTCGGATTCGAGGATTCAGCTTTGCGGCGGCGCTGTCGGGATCTCCAGCGCGATCGCCGCGGCCTCGATGGTGGCCGCGACGCGCACCGCGTCGTGCACGTGGTCCTCGCCGAGGCCCGCGTCGAGCACGGCCTTCTCATGGGCACGCACGCACGCTTCGCAGGCGTTGATGGCCGAGACGGCGAGGCTCATCAGCTCGAAGTCGACCTTGGTCGTCTTCGGCTGGGCGAGGCGGTTCATGCGCAGTCGCGGCGATTTGCGCGAATACGAATCCTTGCCGATCATGTGCCGGAATCGGTAATACACGTTGTTCATGGCCATGACCGCCGCGCACGCGGAGGCGTCTTCGATGACCGCCTCCGCGTTCGGCAGGAGCGCCCGGGCGTCCTCGAGGAGCGCGTCGCGCAGGCGGGGATTGCGGGCGGCGATGGCCGAGGCGATCGCCACCCCCCAGCGCTGCGCGGGCGACAGCGTGCTATCGCCCTCGAGCACGCTCTGCAGGTTCAGCTTGATGTCCCGCGCTGCGTCGGGAAACTGTGCCCGGATCGTCTCCACCGCGCTCATGTCACTTCGTCTCCAGGGTCGGCTGTCCCTTTTGCCAGTTGCAGGGGCATAGCTCGTCGGTCTGCAGCGCGTCGAGCACGCGCAGGACCTCGTCCACGTTCCTGCCGACGGACAGGTCGTTCACGTTCACCCAGCGGATCGTGCCCTCGGGGTCGACGATGAAGGTCGCCCGCAGCGCCACGCCCTCCTCGCGGTGCAGCACGCCGAGCGCCTGCGACAGCTCGCGCTTGGTGTCTGCCAGCATCGGATAGGGCAGGTTCTTCAGGTCGGGGTGCTGCTGGCGCCACGCGAGGTGCACGTAATGCGTGTCGGTGCTCGCCCCGAGGACCTGCGCGTCACGGTCCGCGAAATCCTGGTTTCGCTTGCCGAACCCGGCGATCTCCGTCGGGCAGACGAACGTGAAGTCCATCGGCCAGAAGAAAAGCACCAGCCACTTGCCCGCAAAGCTCTCCTGGGTGATGTCGCTGAACTCCTTGCCCTGCTCGGAGCCGACGACCGCCTTCAGGGTGAAACGGGGAAGCTTGTCTCCAACGGTCAACATGATCTCGAGTCTCCTTCTTTATTGCGTCTATCTCTAGACCGAGTCTAACATCGATCCGTACTGTGTCCAGGTCTAGACATCGTCTAATTCGTGCGGCCCAAAAAGCGCGGCCCCTCTCGAGTCGAGAGAGCCGCGCTAGCTCCGCCGCTGCTGCTTCTTCTTGCCGCGCATCACCACCTGGTAGGCGTGCACGTCGTAGCCGTCGATCGAATCGATGTTCGAGACCTTCACCGCGTCCCAGGGGACGTCGTGGATGGCCCCGGTGTCCTCGTCGATGAAGTGATGGTGCTGCGCGAGGTTCGGGTCGAACACCACCTTGCCCTCCGCGAGAACGTGCGCCTTCAAAAGGCCCTTCTCCACGAACAGGTTCAGCGTGTTGTACACCGTCGCCCGCGACACCATCGGGAAGCTGCGCTTCACCTTCGCGAACACCTGATCCGCCGACGGATGCTCCTCGGTGTGCAGCACGTACCGCGCAATCGCCACGCGCTGCGCCGAGGGCTGCACGCCCCGCTGCTCGAGCAGAGCGATGTCGTCGACCTGCTGCTTCACGCCCCTTAGACTGAGTCTAACTGGAGACGTTGTCAAGCAGCCTCGCCCCATGAGATCGAAATGGATGGAGCCGCTTGACGATCCGCAGCAGGACGCGCCTGCGCCGGTCGAGCTCGCACGACACTGAGAACCGAGTGGACGCTCGGCTGCTCCGCGTGGTCCGCATCACTCCCGCGAGGATCACCGCGCCACCTGTGCGCGCGGCACGCGGCATGCGTAGCGCGGGGCGGCGACTCGACGCGACGTCGCGTGAAGCGCG includes:
- a CDS encoding Fur family transcriptional regulator codes for the protein MKQQVDDIALLEQRGVQPSAQRVAIARYVLHTEEHPSADQVFAKVKRSFPMVSRATVYNTLNLFVEKGLLKAHVLAEGKVVFDPNLAQHHHFIDEDTGAIHDVPWDAVKVSNIDSIDGYDVHAYQVVMRGKKKQQRRS
- a CDS encoding carboxymuconolactone decarboxylase family protein — protein: MSAVETIRAQFPDAARDIKLNLQSVLEGDSTLSPAQRWGVAIASAIAARNPRLRDALLEDARALLPNAEAVIEDASACAAVMAMNNVYYRFRHMIGKDSYSRKSPRLRMNRLAQPKTTKVDFELMSLAVSAINACEACVRAHEKAVLDAGLGEDHVHDAVRVAATIEAAAIALEIPTAPPQS
- a CDS encoding peroxiredoxin, encoding MLTVGDKLPRFTLKAVVGSEQGKEFSDITQESFAGKWLVLFFWPMDFTFVCPTEIAGFGKRNQDFADRDAQVLGASTDTHYVHLAWRQQHPDLKNLPYPMLADTKRELSQALGVLHREEGVALRATFIVDPEGTIRWVNVNDLSVGRNVDEVLRVLDALQTDELCPCNWQKGQPTLETK